One genomic window of Aquisalimonas sp. 2447 includes the following:
- the tssA gene encoding type VI secretion system protein TssA, producing MSEPMTEGTSGDSPFFDILDIPGLLLPVTDDAPTGQDLRLDDGAASSYHALRNARGIARNQERDALESGETDQGTPAEWREVLETAPEVLRNESKDLEVVTWLIEALCRTHGFRGVAAGFCLARQLLETFGEGLHPQPDEDGKPSQLIALTGLNGVGSEGALIPPLKSLRLTDNAPPGPFCTWQCEQAFELEKITDPDKRAARIKRGYVALEDILQAVGATSTPVLQATDHDIRQAISEFHRYSETLDRYCADDPQPTGRIADTLDNCRRMVAHLAGDRIQVVGGDTQADAANDADDEAGDDEAAPAPGEQQGRRQMDREAALRQLREVAEFFRRTEPHSPVSYAIEQAVRWSQMPLPDLLAELIPDDGARQKYRTLAGIRDDGG from the coding sequence ATGAGTGAGCCGATGACCGAAGGGACCTCGGGTGACAGTCCTTTCTTCGACATTCTCGATATTCCGGGTTTGCTTCTGCCGGTGACGGACGATGCGCCCACCGGGCAGGATCTGCGCCTGGATGACGGTGCGGCGTCCAGTTACCACGCCCTGCGGAACGCACGTGGCATCGCGCGCAACCAGGAGCGTGACGCGCTGGAGAGCGGAGAAACCGACCAGGGCACGCCGGCCGAGTGGCGTGAGGTCCTGGAGACGGCTCCGGAGGTGCTGCGCAACGAGAGCAAGGACCTGGAAGTGGTGACCTGGCTCATCGAGGCCCTGTGCCGCACCCATGGATTCCGCGGCGTGGCGGCCGGATTCTGCCTCGCCCGGCAGCTTCTGGAGACCTTCGGTGAGGGCCTTCACCCGCAGCCCGACGAAGATGGCAAACCCAGTCAGCTCATCGCCCTGACCGGGCTCAACGGTGTGGGGTCCGAAGGGGCGCTGATCCCGCCGCTCAAGTCGCTGCGTCTCACCGATAACGCGCCACCGGGGCCCTTCTGCACCTGGCAGTGCGAACAGGCCTTCGAACTGGAGAAGATCACCGATCCCGACAAGCGCGCTGCGCGGATCAAGCGCGGCTATGTGGCGCTGGAGGATATCCTCCAGGCGGTGGGGGCAACGTCCACCCCAGTGCTCCAGGCCACCGACCACGATATCCGACAGGCCATCAGCGAGTTCCACCGTTACAGCGAGACGCTGGATCGTTACTGCGCGGACGATCCACAGCCTACCGGGCGCATCGCCGACACCCTGGACAACTGTCGCCGCATGGTCGCGCATCTGGCCGGCGATCGGATCCAGGTGGTCGGTGGCGATACCCAGGCCGACGCCGCCAACGACGCGGACGATGAAGCAGGTGACGACGAGGCGGCGCCAGCCCCGGGCGAGCAGCAGGGGCGGCGGCAGATGGACCGCGAAGCGGCCTTGCGCCAGCTCCGGGAGGTGGCGGAATTCTTCCGGCGCACCGAGCCGCATTCGCCGGTGTCGTATGCCATCGAGCAGGCGGTGCGGTGGAGCCAGATGCCGCTGCCGGATCTGCTCGCTGAGCTCATCCCCGACGACGGGGCGCGACAGAAGTACCGCACGCTTGCCGGCATCCGGGATGACGGCGGCTGA
- a CDS encoding rhomboid family intramembrane serine protease codes for MIPVADDNPTRILPIVTWTLLAACIGAFFWQLGLDQRAHAAVIHGLGFIPAVFFGEARLHPDMAMVPAWATLFTSMFLHGGWMHLISNMLYLWVFANNVEDAMGHLRFVVFYLLCGVVAALVHGAPASGSEIPMIGASGAISGVLGAYLMLHPFSRITVVIPLGFILYPARLPAGLVLIVWFGLQLISSAGVDPDEPGVAFLAHIGGFLAGAVLILLFKYRRVRLFQGRTR; via the coding sequence GTGATCCCCGTTGCCGACGACAACCCGACCCGCATTCTCCCGATCGTCACCTGGACGCTTCTGGCGGCGTGTATCGGTGCTTTCTTCTGGCAGCTCGGCCTGGATCAGCGAGCCCATGCCGCGGTCATTCACGGCCTGGGCTTCATCCCGGCCGTGTTTTTCGGCGAGGCCCGGCTGCACCCGGACATGGCCATGGTGCCCGCCTGGGCCACCCTGTTCACATCCATGTTCCTGCACGGCGGCTGGATGCACCTGATCAGCAACATGCTCTATCTGTGGGTCTTTGCCAACAACGTCGAAGACGCCATGGGACACCTGCGGTTTGTGGTCTTCTATCTGCTGTGCGGGGTGGTCGCCGCCCTGGTCCACGGCGCCCCGGCGTCCGGCTCCGAGATCCCCATGATCGGTGCCAGCGGGGCCATTTCCGGCGTGCTCGGCGCCTACCTGATGCTGCATCCGTTCTCCCGCATCACCGTGGTGATCCCCCTGGGCTTTATTCTCTACCCGGCGCGGCTGCCCGCCGGTCTGGTCCTGATTGTCTGGTTCGGTCTGCAACTCATCAGCAGCGCCGGCGTGGATCCGGATGAGCCCGGCGTCGCCTTCCTGGCCCATATCGGCGGTTTCCTGGCAGGCGCCGTGCTCATACTGCTGTTCAAGTACCGTCGGGTCAGGCTGTTTCAGGGCCGCACCCGCTGA
- a CDS encoding cryptochrome/photolyase family protein encodes MGLRQLVICLGDQLNADAAVFDNFDRDHDAVWMAEVPEEATHVWSHKARIALFLSAMRHFAEGLGEGGTTVHYHRLDADRAQTLGEALSADLARLNPAHVLVTQPGDYRVLQQLRGAVRRAGKRLVVVRDRQFFDSPEGFRLWARERKRLRLEDYYRAMRFDRHVLMDGDQPVGGSWNLDHQNRRSFGREGPGMLPAPKSFQHDAITREVLALVEARYADHPGRLDHFDWPVTQEQAREALADFVDHRLPAFGPYQDALWMDEPWLYHSRLAAAMNLKLLSPRVAVDAAEQAYREGRAPLQSVEGFIRQVLGWREFVRGIYWLHMPGYLDNNALEATHPLPGFFWTGETDMTCLRQSVGQTLDHGYAHHIQRLMITGLYTLMLGVEPRRVHEWYLAVYVDAVEWVEAPNTLGMSQFADDGLLASKPYCASGKYVQRMSNYCQHCAYKPEQRSGDTACPFTALYWDFLIRHEDRLRRNPRTALQVRNLQRLGDEERTAIQDTADAHRRTVLGG; translated from the coding sequence GTGGGCCTACGCCAGCTCGTGATCTGCCTGGGGGATCAGCTTAACGCTGACGCCGCCGTGTTCGACAATTTTGATCGTGATCACGACGCCGTGTGGATGGCAGAAGTACCCGAGGAAGCCACCCATGTCTGGTCACACAAGGCGCGGATCGCGCTTTTCCTGTCCGCCATGCGGCACTTCGCCGAAGGGCTGGGGGAAGGAGGGACCACCGTCCACTACCACCGGCTCGATGCGGACCGTGCACAGACCCTGGGCGAGGCGCTGTCCGCCGATCTCGCCCGCCTGAACCCGGCGCACGTCCTGGTGACCCAGCCCGGCGACTATCGAGTGCTGCAACAGTTGCGGGGTGCAGTACGGCGCGCCGGCAAGCGCCTGGTGGTCGTGCGGGATCGGCAGTTCTTCGACTCGCCGGAGGGATTCCGGTTGTGGGCCCGCGAGCGCAAGCGGCTGCGACTGGAAGACTACTATCGGGCGATGCGGTTTGACCGGCATGTGCTCATGGACGGTGACCAGCCTGTTGGCGGCAGCTGGAATCTGGACCACCAGAACCGGCGCAGCTTCGGCCGTGAAGGACCGGGCATGCTGCCTGCGCCCAAGAGTTTTCAACACGACGCCATCACCCGAGAGGTGCTTGCGCTGGTGGAGGCGCGCTATGCGGATCATCCCGGGCGTCTGGACCACTTTGACTGGCCGGTGACTCAGGAGCAGGCCCGGGAGGCGCTGGCGGACTTCGTGGACCACCGGCTGCCCGCGTTCGGCCCGTATCAGGATGCCCTGTGGATGGACGAGCCCTGGCTGTATCATTCACGGCTCGCCGCGGCAATGAATCTCAAATTGCTCTCGCCACGGGTCGCCGTGGATGCCGCCGAGCAGGCATACCGCGAAGGGCGGGCACCGCTGCAGTCCGTGGAAGGATTCATCCGCCAGGTGCTGGGCTGGCGCGAGTTCGTGCGGGGCATCTACTGGCTGCACATGCCTGGGTACCTGGACAATAACGCGCTGGAGGCGACCCACCCCCTGCCCGGGTTTTTCTGGACCGGCGAGACCGACATGACCTGCCTGCGCCAGAGTGTCGGGCAGACCCTGGACCACGGCTATGCCCATCATATCCAGCGGCTGATGATCACCGGCCTGTACACCCTGATGCTCGGCGTTGAGCCACGCCGCGTGCACGAATGGTATCTGGCCGTCTATGTCGACGCCGTGGAGTGGGTGGAGGCGCCGAACACCCTGGGTATGTCCCAGTTCGCAGACGATGGCCTGCTTGCCTCCAAGCCCTACTGTGCCTCCGGCAAGTATGTCCAGCGCATGAGCAACTACTGCCAGCACTGCGCGTACAAACCGGAACAGCGCAGCGGCGACACGGCCTGCCCCTTCACCGCCCTGTACTGGGATTTCCTGATCCGCCACGAAGACCGCCTGCGGCGCAATCCACGAACGGCATTGCAGGTGCGAAACCTTCAGCGCCTTGGCGACGAAGAACGTACCGCGATTCAGGATACCGCCGATGCGCACCGGCGGACGGTTCTGGGTGGCTGA
- a CDS encoding exonuclease domain-containing protein — MSRFRKPPNDVFVSTDIEADGPAPGLNSMLSLGSAAYALDGELLDTFSINLETLPEASAHPKTVEWWKQFPEAWELARRDARPPTEAMAAYLEWLKGLDGRPVFVAWPVGFDFPFVNYYLMRFTGEAPFGFTALDIKTYAMALTSRSSYHRTTKDRLPDRWFEPGLKHNHVALDDALEQGSLFMAMFREAMDTASDGVNLADYTEFPDW, encoded by the coding sequence ATGTCTCGATTCCGCAAACCGCCGAACGACGTTTTCGTGTCCACGGATATCGAGGCGGACGGACCCGCGCCAGGCCTCAATTCCATGCTGTCTCTGGGCTCAGCGGCGTACGCCCTGGACGGGGAGCTGCTGGACACGTTCAGCATCAACCTCGAGACGCTGCCCGAGGCGAGCGCGCATCCGAAAACGGTGGAGTGGTGGAAACAGTTCCCGGAGGCCTGGGAACTGGCGCGGCGTGATGCACGACCACCCACCGAAGCGATGGCCGCCTATCTGGAGTGGCTCAAGGGGCTGGATGGCCGACCGGTGTTCGTGGCCTGGCCGGTGGGGTTCGACTTCCCGTTCGTGAATTACTACCTGATGCGCTTCACCGGCGAGGCACCCTTCGGTTTCACGGCGCTGGACATCAAGACGTACGCCATGGCGCTCACGTCCAGGAGTTCCTACCATCGCACCACCAAGGACCGGCTTCCGGACCGCTGGTTCGAACCGGGGCTGAAGCACAACCATGTGGCCCTGGACGACGCCCTGGAACAGGGTTCGCTGTTCATGGCCATGTTCCGGGAAGCCATGGACACCGCCAGCGACGGGGTCAACCTGGCGGATTATACCGAGTTCCCGGACTGGTAG
- the der gene encoding ribosome biogenesis GTPase Der produces MDPVIALVGRPNVGKSTLFNRLTRSRDALVADFPGLTRDRQYGRAHFGGQPFVVVDTGGMGDDPQGVEAGMHRQALQAIEEADGVVLLVDGKVGVTSADQEIAGLLRRAGKPLTVAVNKTEGVEPGLAGADFHALGLGAPWPIAAAHGHGINRLLEHVFASLPTERLEGSQALVEEAQGTRVAVIGRPNVGKSTLVNRLLGEDRVLVYDAPGTTRDSIAIPFERGSQAYTLIDTAGVRRRSRVNESVEKFSVIKTLTAIDAANVVIMVLDARGRVTEQDAHLVGHAVEAGRGLVIAVNKWDGLAPDEREDVRRTLQVKLGFIEFAEVHFISALHGTGVGLLLDAVDQAHEAGSRDLSTGRLTQILEDAVDRHQPPLVRGRRIKLRYAHQGGRNPPVIVVHGNQAERTPRDYRRYLANTFRKVLELQGTPVRLEFKTTDNPYEGKTNTLSPRQQQRRNRLIRHIKKNSRKKRR; encoded by the coding sequence ATGGATCCCGTGATCGCACTGGTGGGTCGGCCCAACGTGGGCAAGTCCACACTGTTCAACCGTCTCACCCGTTCCCGCGATGCGCTGGTGGCGGATTTCCCCGGGCTCACGCGGGATCGGCAGTACGGCCGTGCGCACTTCGGGGGCCAGCCCTTCGTGGTGGTGGACACCGGTGGCATGGGCGATGACCCCCAGGGCGTGGAAGCCGGCATGCACCGGCAGGCACTGCAGGCCATCGAGGAGGCCGACGGGGTGGTGCTTCTGGTGGACGGCAAAGTGGGCGTCACCAGCGCCGACCAGGAGATCGCGGGGCTGCTGCGGCGAGCCGGGAAACCCCTGACGGTCGCCGTGAACAAGACCGAGGGCGTGGAACCCGGTCTTGCCGGCGCGGACTTCCACGCCCTTGGGCTCGGTGCCCCCTGGCCCATTGCCGCCGCCCACGGTCACGGGATCAACCGGCTTCTGGAGCATGTGTTCGCGTCGTTGCCGACGGAGCGCCTGGAGGGCAGCCAGGCGCTCGTGGAGGAGGCGCAGGGGACGCGGGTCGCCGTGATTGGCCGCCCGAACGTGGGCAAGTCGACCCTGGTGAACCGCCTTCTGGGCGAAGACCGGGTGTTGGTCTATGATGCGCCTGGCACAACCCGTGACAGTATTGCCATCCCCTTCGAGCGTGGCAGTCAGGCCTACACCCTGATCGACACCGCCGGCGTGCGTCGTCGCAGCCGGGTCAACGAGTCGGTGGAGAAATTCAGTGTTATCAAGACGCTGACCGCCATTGACGCCGCCAACGTGGTGATCATGGTGCTGGACGCCCGGGGTCGGGTGACCGAGCAGGATGCCCACCTGGTCGGGCACGCCGTCGAGGCCGGCCGCGGCCTGGTGATTGCCGTGAACAAGTGGGATGGCCTGGCCCCGGACGAGCGTGAGGATGTACGGCGCACACTGCAGGTGAAACTCGGGTTTATCGAGTTCGCCGAGGTGCATTTCATCTCCGCGCTCCACGGCACCGGTGTCGGCCTGTTGCTGGACGCCGTGGACCAGGCCCATGAGGCGGGCAGCCGCGACCTGTCCACCGGGCGGCTCACCCAGATACTGGAAGATGCCGTGGATCGTCATCAGCCACCGTTGGTGCGCGGGCGGCGGATCAAGCTGCGCTATGCTCACCAGGGTGGACGCAATCCACCGGTGATCGTCGTCCATGGTAATCAGGCCGAACGTACGCCGCGGGATTACCGGCGCTATCTGGCGAATACGTTTCGCAAGGTGCTGGAACTTCAGGGCACCCCCGTGCGTCTGGAATTCAAGACCACCGACAACCCCTATGAAGGCAAGACGAACACGCTGAGCCCCCGGCAACAGCAGCGGCGGAATCGCCTGATACGGCACATCAAGAAGAACAGTCGCAAGAAGCGCCGCTAG
- a CDS encoding META domain-containing protein, with protein MSLALAGALLVAGCGTGPEPEQEGIRAASMDAPPDDITGAWRVTGAIDPQGRSLQPDAAPFTVEVDGEGNVAGQAACNNWNASVEHVDEEHLRFGAIGLTTEQCNIQDPDSQAFERDFVNNLTRTMEWSRASDTLVLRFQDGQEWELTPQE; from the coding sequence ATGTCACTGGCGCTGGCCGGCGCGTTGCTGGTGGCCGGCTGCGGCACCGGGCCGGAGCCGGAACAGGAGGGCATACGGGCTGCGTCCATGGACGCACCACCGGACGACATCACCGGCGCCTGGCGCGTGACCGGGGCCATCGACCCGCAGGGCCGGTCCCTGCAGCCGGATGCCGCGCCGTTCACCGTGGAAGTCGATGGCGAGGGTAATGTGGCCGGTCAGGCGGCGTGCAACAACTGGAATGCCAGTGTCGAGCATGTCGATGAGGAACATCTGCGTTTCGGTGCCATCGGTCTCACCACGGAGCAGTGCAATATCCAGGATCCCGACAGTCAGGCCTTTGAGCGGGATTTCGTCAATAACCTGACCCGCACCATGGAATGGTCACGCGCCAGCGATACCCTGGTCCTGCGTTTTCAGGACGGGCAGGAGTGGGAACTCACTCCCCAAGAGTGA
- a CDS encoding enoyl-ACP reductase, with translation MGFLSGKKALITGIASNRSIAYGVAKSMRREGAELAFTYLGDKLKPRVEKIAAEMGSDIVLPLDVATDEDFDALAPELGKHWDHVDTVVHSIGFAPQEALKGSFVDNTTRDSYRISHDISAYSFVALARALRGMMHEDSSLLTLTYLGSERALPSYNVMGAAKASLEANVRYMAYDLGPHGIRVNGLSAGPIKTLAAAGIGSFGKMLKYNARSAPLRRNVTTDEVGDAAAFLCSDLARGITGEVVHVDSGYHIVGLPGLDGLEDDE, from the coding sequence ATGGGGTTCCTGTCAGGAAAAAAGGCGCTGATCACCGGCATAGCGAGTAACCGCTCGATCGCCTACGGTGTCGCCAAGTCCATGCGCCGCGAGGGCGCCGAACTCGCCTTCACCTACCTGGGCGACAAACTCAAGCCGAGGGTGGAGAAGATCGCCGCTGAAATGGGCAGCGACATCGTGCTGCCGCTGGACGTGGCCACGGATGAGGATTTCGATGCCCTGGCGCCGGAACTGGGCAAGCACTGGGACCACGTTGACACCGTGGTGCACTCCATTGGTTTTGCCCCGCAGGAGGCGCTGAAAGGCTCGTTCGTGGACAACACCACCCGCGACAGCTATCGCATCTCCCATGACATCAGTGCCTACAGCTTTGTCGCCCTGGCCCGCGCCCTGCGAGGCATGATGCACGAGGACTCATCGCTGCTCACCCTGACCTACCTCGGTTCCGAACGGGCCCTGCCGAGCTACAATGTCATGGGCGCCGCCAAGGCGAGCCTGGAGGCCAACGTGCGTTACATGGCCTATGACCTCGGCCCCCACGGCATCCGCGTCAACGGCCTCTCCGCCGGCCCGATCAAGACCCTGGCAGCGGCAGGTATCGGCAGCTTCGGCAAGATGCTCAAGTACAATGCCCGCTCGGCACCGCTGCGGCGCAACGTCACCACCGACGAGGTCGGCGATGCCGCAGCGTTCCTGTGCTCGGATCTGGCCCGGGGCATTACCGGCGAAGTCGTCCACGTGGATAGCGGCTACCACATCGTCGGCCTCCCGGGGCTGGACGGCCTGGAGGACGACGAGTAA
- a CDS encoding DUF2256 domain-containing protein yields MPHVKPRLPEKVCPVCERPFRWRRKWRNNWDSVVYCSERCRRRAARRC; encoded by the coding sequence ATGCCGCACGTGAAACCGCGTCTTCCGGAGAAGGTCTGCCCGGTGTGTGAGCGCCCGTTCCGATGGCGGCGCAAGTGGCGCAACAACTGGGATAGTGTTGTCTACTGCTCGGAACGGTGTCGTCGGCGAGCCGCACGACGGTGCTAA
- the tssC gene encoding type VI secretion system contractile sheath large subunit, which produces MSEATEAQQQHGAEAEAASLLDQAIQATKQTGEDEARELLRTLSEQAMEGTVAWDKNLTVTFRKAIAAIDETISAQLREIMHHQKFQQLEGTWRGLHYLVMNTETSTSLKLRALNVTKKEAAKDLSKAVEFDQSELFKKIYESEFGTPGGEPYGALIGDYTFGNHPDDLEFLSNMSNVAAAAFCPFLSAADAGMFGFDEWTELSKPRDLAKIFDSAEYIKWRSFRESQDSRFVCLTMPRVLSRLPYGEETSPVEEFAYEEMPADTQPGNGDYTWMNAAYVLGTRLTDAFAQHGWCTAIRGAEGGGRVDGLPVHLTTSDDGDVDMQCPTEIAVTDRREAELSSLGFMPLSHYKNTDYAVFFGGQTAQKPAKYDRPEATANAAISARLPYIMATSRIAHYLKVMGRDKVGSFMEAEDMESWLNRWINNYVNASEGGGQEMRAKYPLREAKVEVTPVPGKPGAYNAVAWLRPWLQMEELTTSLRMVARIPEGG; this is translated from the coding sequence ATGAGTGAAGCAACGGAAGCACAGCAACAACACGGCGCGGAAGCCGAGGCGGCGAGCCTGCTGGATCAGGCCATTCAGGCCACCAAACAGACCGGCGAGGACGAGGCGCGCGAGCTGCTGCGCACCCTGTCGGAACAGGCCATGGAAGGGACCGTCGCCTGGGACAAGAACCTCACGGTGACGTTCCGCAAGGCCATCGCCGCCATCGATGAGACCATCAGCGCCCAGTTGCGGGAGATCATGCATCACCAGAAGTTCCAGCAGCTGGAAGGCACCTGGCGCGGGCTGCACTACCTGGTGATGAACACCGAAACCAGCACGTCGCTGAAACTGCGGGCGCTGAACGTCACCAAGAAGGAAGCCGCCAAGGATCTGTCCAAGGCCGTGGAGTTCGACCAGAGCGAGCTGTTCAAGAAGATCTACGAGAGCGAGTTCGGGACCCCGGGCGGTGAACCGTACGGAGCGCTGATCGGTGACTACACCTTCGGCAATCACCCGGACGATCTGGAATTCCTCAGCAACATGTCCAACGTGGCGGCGGCGGCCTTCTGCCCGTTCCTGAGTGCTGCCGATGCCGGCATGTTCGGTTTCGACGAGTGGACGGAACTGTCCAAGCCGCGGGATCTCGCCAAGATCTTCGACTCGGCGGAGTACATCAAGTGGCGTTCGTTCCGTGAGTCCCAGGATTCCCGCTTCGTCTGCCTGACCATGCCGCGGGTGCTCTCGCGCCTGCCCTACGGTGAGGAAACGTCGCCGGTGGAGGAGTTCGCCTACGAGGAAATGCCGGCGGATACACAGCCTGGCAACGGCGACTACACCTGGATGAATGCCGCCTACGTGCTTGGCACGCGCCTCACCGACGCCTTCGCCCAGCACGGCTGGTGCACCGCCATCCGCGGCGCCGAAGGCGGCGGCCGGGTGGACGGCCTGCCGGTTCACCTGACCACCTCCGACGACGGCGACGTGGACATGCAGTGTCCCACGGAGATTGCCGTCACCGATCGGCGTGAAGCGGAGCTGAGCAGTCTCGGTTTCATGCCGCTGTCCCACTACAAGAACACCGACTACGCCGTGTTCTTCGGCGGGCAGACGGCGCAGAAGCCGGCCAAGTACGACCGCCCGGAGGCCACGGCCAACGCGGCCATCTCCGCCCGGTTGCCTTACATCATGGCCACCTCCCGTATTGCGCATTACCTCAAGGTCATGGGCCGGGACAAGGTCGGCAGTTTCATGGAAGCCGAGGACATGGAGAGCTGGCTCAATCGCTGGATCAACAACTACGTGAATGCCAGCGAAGGGGGCGGCCAGGAGATGCGGGCCAAGTACCCGCTGCGCGAAGCCAAGGTGGAGGTCACTCCGGTACCCGGCAAGCCTGGCGCATACAACGCTGTCGCCTGGCTGCGCCCCTGGCTGCAGATGGAGGAGCTGACCACCTCCCTGCGCATGGTCGCCCGCATCCCCGAAGGTGGGTGA
- the tssB gene encoding type VI secretion system contractile sheath small subunit has translation MPSIHDKLNRVRKPRVHLSYEVETEGAVVEKELPFIVGVMGDFSGDPTEPLKPLKDRRFVQIDRDNFNQVLASMTPGLQLKVDNRIQDDGSEFAVDLKFESMDDFEPGAVVQQVEPLRKLMETRNRLRDLSTKADRSEELEEIIERVLTNKADLDELADAVGAGEQSEGEEKSDE, from the coding sequence ATGCCAAGCATTCACGACAAACTCAACCGCGTGCGCAAGCCGCGGGTGCACCTGAGCTACGAGGTGGAGACCGAAGGCGCTGTAGTGGAGAAGGAACTGCCGTTCATCGTCGGCGTCATGGGGGATTTTTCCGGGGATCCCACGGAGCCCCTGAAGCCCTTGAAGGACCGGCGTTTCGTGCAGATCGACCGGGACAACTTCAACCAGGTTCTCGCCAGCATGACGCCCGGCCTCCAGCTCAAGGTCGACAACCGGATCCAGGACGACGGCAGCGAGTTCGCCGTGGATCTCAAGTTCGAGTCCATGGACGACTTCGAGCCCGGAGCGGTGGTCCAGCAGGTGGAGCCCCTGCGCAAGCTCATGGAGACGCGCAACCGGCTGCGTGACCTCTCCACCAAGGCGGATCGTTCCGAAGAGCTGGAAGAGATCATCGAGCGGGTTCTGACCAACAAGGCGGATCTGGATGAACTGGCCGACGCCGTCGGTGCCGGCGAGCAGTCCGAGGGTGAGGAGAAGAGCGATGAGTGA